One region of Deltaproteobacteria bacterium genomic DNA includes:
- a CDS encoding cyclic nucleotide-binding domain-containing protein, giving the protein MDARRAWLHRFLPRTPFFGGLNEDQLGRVMDRLVERRFAVGEEVFHEGDRGQAMYVIERGELVACQAKTNGCRVKLMRLLPGDFFGETSLIEMHPRPYSIEVQTEARVHELTGMDLYRLYKEDVKAYVLILQNINRELCRRLRQTTGRVIDLVDDDEDSEITQIGLHAVRSEPKC; this is encoded by the coding sequence ATGGACGCTCGCCGAGCCTGGTTGCACCGCTTCCTCCCTCGCACCCCCTTCTTCGGGGGGCTGAACGAGGATCAGCTCGGCCGCGTGATGGATCGGCTGGTGGAGCGCCGCTTCGCCGTCGGGGAGGAGGTCTTCCACGAGGGCGATCGCGGTCAGGCGATGTACGTCATCGAGCGCGGCGAGCTGGTGGCCTGCCAGGCCAAGACCAACGGCTGCCGGGTGAAGCTGATGCGCCTCCTGCCCGGGGACTTCTTCGGGGAGACCTCGCTGATCGAGATGCACCCCCGCCCCTACTCCATCGAGGTCCAGACCGAGGCCCGCGTCCACGAGCTGACCGGGATGGACCTCTACCGCCTCTACAAGGAAGACGTGAAGGCCTACGTGTTGATCCTCCAGAACATCAACCGCGAGCTCTGCCGCCGCCTGCGGCAGACCACCGGGCGGGTGATCGATCTGGTGGACGACGACGAGGACTCGGAGATCACGCAGATCGGCCTGCACGCCGTGCGCTCCGAGCCCAAGTGCTGA